One window from the genome of Cyclobacterium amurskyense encodes:
- a CDS encoding SIR2 family NAD-dependent protein deacylase yields the protein MKSEIKNLVVLTGAGISAESGIKTFRDDNGLWEGHDVMEVASPEGWNKDKEKVLEFYNSRRKTGLYAKPNEAHLKLSELEKKYKVTIITQNVDDLHEKAGSSTVLHLHGELFKAQSTIDPKLVYPIEGWELKIGDKCEKGSQLRPYIVWFGEPVPMMTSAISAVENADALVIIGTSMLVYPAAGLIDYTRKEIPKFVIDPIIPHIPSQENIFFIEEKASTGVKKLEKLLKNWKFEGL from the coding sequence ATGAAATCAGAAATTAAAAATCTTGTTGTCCTAACAGGAGCGGGAATTTCTGCGGAAAGTGGAATAAAAACCTTTCGGGATGACAATGGACTTTGGGAAGGACATGATGTGATGGAAGTAGCCTCACCAGAAGGCTGGAACAAAGACAAGGAAAAGGTACTTGAATTTTATAATTCGCGTAGGAAAACTGGCCTTTATGCCAAGCCAAATGAAGCCCATCTTAAGCTTTCGGAACTTGAGAAAAAGTATAAGGTTACTATTATTACTCAAAACGTTGATGATTTACATGAGAAGGCTGGCTCATCAACAGTACTTCACCTCCATGGAGAGTTGTTCAAAGCACAGAGCACCATTGATCCAAAATTAGTGTATCCCATTGAAGGCTGGGAATTAAAAATAGGAGATAAATGCGAAAAAGGTAGTCAGCTACGACCCTATATTGTCTGGTTTGGTGAACCTGTACCAATGATGACTTCTGCTATTTCTGCAGTTGAAAATGCAGACGCCTTGGTCATCATAGGCACTTCTATGTTGGTCTATCCTGCTGCGGGATTGATAGACTATACCAGAAAAGAAATTCCTAAATTTGTCATTGATCCAATAATTCCACACATCCCCAGCCAGGAAAATATTTTCTTTATTGAGGAGAAAGCCAGTACAGGTGTGAAAAAGTTGGAAAAACTTTTGAAAAATTGGAAATTTGAGGGCTTATAG
- a CDS encoding OmpA family protein, translated as MFRTLLFLGLFIAQSANLSAQLNPYKLRIGAGIGYSNYYGDLSNYRYGKFPDWNSLGETYSYNANYNQSPSISLSIEQRINASWGLLLNGGQYTLSMSDRFVDTNDALKIDGPNFNRALNFKTRVKDLGLGFVFRSDNGKILRENALIAPYLSVHGGWLQFKPKGDLLDKDGNQYDYSQNELITDGNFETDLGKLQASSNNGYDENAFYLAAGIGIRFRLTKQIELYFQSDVKRTNTDYIDDVDGSSRTSYVDEFQKYAAYPGVALSPSDRMIRGDAQNNRDWFFNHQFGLKISFLPSRTAFRANTISPSSTIIRSITEIKIEYEGTDSSNNTASSETIINNSDFNKEKVLAPERKALPIESKVQEIPAQIESRTNADSTLTFSALNSRISETEQKRDSVTIWQYPFRQSDPEIVYVQEKETVYSRYNQNNLREQSDPQINAPFVAASPESQVANSNILYPLPYYGRPSAVNQAAYVTAPIGMDSTMIADSTALVQLDTVEMNSISTGFKAIPGQGIGGQKYKFETPANVQGNNSQLLNSNESKAALIENGLYAEIYFESNQSILSENETLKLAPLVKMLNQTPKAIILVKGFADNTGSTSYNLKLIEKRAAVVEESLLSRFGVDKDRIERQPGALLIRGVQRNSRPEDRKVEVQVFY; from the coding sequence ATGTTTAGAACACTACTCTTCCTAGGCCTGTTTATAGCTCAGTCAGCTAACCTATCAGCTCAATTAAACCCTTATAAGCTGCGAATTGGGGCTGGAATAGGATATTCCAATTATTATGGTGACCTCAGTAATTACCGCTATGGAAAATTTCCAGATTGGAATTCTTTGGGTGAAACTTATTCTTATAATGCCAACTACAACCAATCTCCATCCATTTCTTTATCCATAGAGCAAAGAATAAATGCAAGCTGGGGGTTACTGCTAAATGGGGGACAATATACCTTGTCCATGAGTGACCGATTTGTAGACACCAATGATGCTTTAAAAATTGATGGACCAAATTTCAATAGGGCTTTAAATTTCAAGACGCGGGTAAAAGACTTGGGTTTAGGTTTTGTTTTTAGAAGCGACAATGGAAAAATATTGCGGGAAAATGCACTTATAGCCCCTTACCTTTCTGTACATGGAGGTTGGTTACAATTCAAACCTAAAGGTGACCTTTTAGATAAGGATGGAAACCAATACGATTATTCACAAAATGAGTTAATCACTGATGGAAACTTCGAAACCGACCTAGGAAAACTTCAGGCCTCTAGCAATAATGGCTATGATGAAAATGCTTTTTATTTGGCAGCAGGTATTGGAATAAGATTTAGGCTAACCAAGCAAATTGAGCTGTATTTTCAATCAGATGTAAAAAGAACAAATACAGATTATATTGATGATGTGGATGGATCTTCCAGAACTAGCTATGTTGATGAATTTCAAAAATATGCAGCCTATCCTGGAGTTGCTTTAAGCCCTTCTGACAGAATGATCAGAGGAGATGCGCAAAACAACCGGGATTGGTTCTTCAACCATCAATTTGGGCTAAAAATAAGTTTTCTCCCTTCGAGAACAGCCTTCAGAGCCAACACAATAAGCCCATCTTCGACAATAATTCGATCAATCACTGAGATAAAGATTGAATATGAAGGAACGGATTCTTCAAATAACACAGCTTCATCAGAGACAATCATAAACAACAGTGACTTCAATAAGGAAAAGGTGTTAGCACCCGAAAGAAAAGCATTGCCTATTGAAAGCAAGGTCCAAGAAATACCTGCCCAAATAGAATCAAGAACTAATGCTGACAGTACGCTTACATTTTCGGCACTCAATTCCAGAATTAGCGAAACGGAGCAAAAAAGGGATTCGGTGACCATTTGGCAATACCCCTTTAGACAATCCGATCCAGAAATTGTTTACGTTCAAGAAAAAGAGACTGTTTATAGTCGTTACAATCAAAACAATTTGAGAGAACAGAGTGATCCTCAAATAAATGCCCCGTTTGTAGCAGCTTCTCCTGAAAGCCAAGTGGCTAATTCCAATATCCTTTATCCCCTACCTTATTATGGTCGACCTTCCGCAGTCAACCAAGCTGCCTATGTTACAGCTCCTATTGGCATGGACTCAACGATGATCGCTGACAGCACCGCACTCGTGCAGTTGGACACTGTAGAAATGAATTCAATCAGTACTGGATTTAAGGCAATACCAGGACAAGGAATTGGCGGGCAAAAGTACAAATTTGAAACACCGGCAAACGTTCAGGGAAACAATTCACAATTGTTAAATTCGAATGAAAGCAAAGCAGCTTTAATAGAAAATGGCCTTTACGCTGAAATTTATTTTGAATCAAATCAGAGTATTTTATCAGAAAATGAAACCTTAAAGTTAGCTCCTTTGGTTAAAATGTTAAACCAAACGCCTAAAGCTATAATATTGGTGAAAGGCTTTGCTGACAATACTGGCAGCACCTCTTATAACCTTAAATTGATAGAAAAGAGGGCCGCTGTGGTTGAAGAAAGCTTATTGAGTCGATTTGGTGTAGACAAAGACAGGATAGAACGTCAACCGGGTGCACTATTGATAAGGGGAGTTCAAAGGAATTCACGGCCAGAAGACCGAAAAGTGGAAGTTCAGGTTTTTTATTAA